The following proteins come from a genomic window of Natrinema saccharevitans:
- a CDS encoding ArgE/DapE family deacylase, whose translation MASVDRDVLRDRIADRREDLVDLLGELIAQESVTGNEKPAQEVVVSRLESLGLEIDTWDPDVEELRDHPGFFETSSYADYGYEDRPNVAATRPGTGDGRSLTLSGHVDVVPVNEGEWRYDPWDATIEDGRLYGRGSNDMLGGVASMLVAVETLEDLGVELAGDLTVQTTVEEEDGGPGGVLSALERGYQPDAAIITEPSGLPNVGMASAGVMYFRVRVPGKSAHAAQGYAGVNAIGKATKLYRALDDLDRERKARISYEPAFRENPKLEGHETNLNVGTIAGGDWPSTVPSEAVLEGRIGWPPGETREEVRADVEAAVRDAAESDEWLSDHPPGIEWFGWNAAPHELDTDAEIVRLARANAEAITGGETTFTGGSAGNDERFYNRYYDIPCPSVGPRGDNIHGADEYVEIDSLVETAQTLALTAVDWCRTAE comes from the coding sequence ATGGCTTCCGTAGACAGGGACGTACTTCGGGACCGGATCGCGGACAGGCGCGAGGACCTCGTCGATCTCCTCGGGGAGCTCATCGCTCAGGAGTCCGTGACCGGCAACGAGAAACCCGCACAAGAGGTCGTCGTGTCGCGGCTGGAGTCGCTCGGCCTCGAGATCGACACGTGGGACCCCGACGTCGAGGAACTGCGGGACCACCCCGGATTCTTCGAGACGTCGTCGTACGCGGACTACGGGTACGAGGACCGCCCGAACGTCGCGGCGACGAGACCGGGGACCGGCGACGGACGGTCGCTGACGCTGAGCGGCCACGTCGACGTCGTACCGGTCAACGAGGGCGAGTGGCGCTACGACCCGTGGGACGCCACGATCGAGGACGGCCGCCTCTACGGCCGCGGCAGCAACGACATGCTCGGCGGCGTCGCGTCCATGCTCGTCGCCGTCGAGACGCTCGAGGACCTCGGCGTCGAACTGGCCGGCGACCTCACGGTTCAGACGACCGTCGAGGAAGAAGACGGCGGCCCCGGCGGCGTCCTCTCCGCGCTCGAGCGGGGCTACCAACCGGACGCGGCGATCATCACCGAACCCTCCGGCCTCCCGAACGTCGGGATGGCGAGCGCCGGCGTCATGTACTTCCGCGTTCGCGTGCCGGGGAAATCGGCCCACGCCGCGCAGGGATACGCCGGCGTCAACGCCATCGGGAAGGCGACGAAACTCTATCGGGCGCTCGACGACCTGGACCGCGAGCGGAAGGCCCGAATCTCGTACGAACCGGCCTTCCGAGAGAACCCGAAACTCGAGGGCCACGAGACCAACCTGAACGTCGGGACGATCGCGGGCGGCGACTGGCCCTCGACGGTGCCCTCCGAGGCGGTCCTCGAGGGGCGGATCGGCTGGCCGCCCGGGGAGACGCGCGAGGAGGTCCGGGCCGACGTCGAGGCGGCCGTGCGGGACGCCGCGGAGAGCGACGAGTGGCTGTCGGACCACCCGCCCGGGATCGAGTGGTTCGGCTGGAACGCCGCGCCCCACGAACTCGATACCGACGCGGAGATCGTCCGGCTCGCCCGGGCGAACGCGGAGGCGATCACCGGCGGCGAGACGACGTTCACCGGCGGGAGCGCCGGCAACGACGAGCGATTCTACAACCGCTACTACGACATCCCCTGTCCGTCGGTCGGCCCGCGCGGCGACAACATCCACGGCGCCGACGAGTACGTGGAGATCGATTCGCTGGTCGAGACGGCACAGACGCTCGCGCTGACGGCCGTCGACTGGTGTCGCACCGCGGAGTGA